A single Stutzerimonas stutzeri DNA region contains:
- the pilV gene encoding type IV pilus modification protein PilV, whose translation MTTDKGFSLIEVLVALLLTTIGVLGMVALQGRSIQYTQDSVQRNTAVVLTGDLIEIMRAHPKELFDMAPPQFPMNSGLKNNSLFYKEAGDDLANRATCVADPARIAKTAKEFRDCWADRVEALLPGGEDLFKDHGYICRSSSPGNCDSKGSMVEIRLAWHVREGACLDAGDPNATVCTYTVRVEP comes from the coding sequence ATGACGACTGATAAAGGCTTCAGCCTGATCGAGGTGCTCGTGGCATTGCTCTTAACCACCATAGGCGTACTCGGCATGGTGGCCTTGCAAGGGCGCAGCATTCAATACACCCAGGATTCAGTACAGCGTAACACCGCCGTTGTATTGACTGGCGACTTGATCGAAATCATGCGAGCTCATCCGAAGGAGCTCTTCGACATGGCTCCGCCTCAGTTCCCCATGAACAGTGGTTTGAAGAACAACTCCTTGTTTTATAAAGAAGCAGGCGATGACTTAGCCAATCGCGCTACCTGTGTGGCTGATCCGGCCCGCATCGCCAAAACCGCCAAGGAGTTTCGCGACTGCTGGGCGGACAGGGTCGAGGCGTTGCTGCCAGGTGGAGAGGACCTATTCAAGGATCACGGATACATCTGCCGCAGCTCCTCTCCCGGCAACTGTGACAGCAAGGGTTCGATGGTCGAGATTCGCCTAGCCTGGCATGTTCGCGAAGGAGCTTGTCTTGATGCCGGCGACCCCAACGCCACCGTATGCACCTACACCGTTCGGGTAGAACCATGA
- a CDS encoding acyl-CoA thioesterase: MLDGHAELTMTVLMTPDKANFSGNVHGGTLLKYLDEVAYACASRYAGQYVVTLSVDQVNFRQPIHVGELVTFLASVNYTGNTSMEIGIKVVTEDIRQKTVRHTNSCFFTMVAVGEDGRPASVPTLQPKTPDQKRRFAQAQHRRQIRRELEERYRAIKDDY, translated from the coding sequence ATGCTAGATGGACATGCCGAACTGACCATGACCGTATTGATGACCCCGGACAAGGCCAACTTTTCCGGCAACGTACATGGCGGCACGCTGCTCAAGTACCTCGACGAAGTTGCCTACGCCTGCGCAAGCCGTTACGCCGGGCAATACGTGGTGACCTTGTCGGTTGACCAGGTCAACTTCCGTCAGCCCATCCATGTGGGCGAACTGGTGACCTTCCTCGCCTCGGTCAACTACACAGGCAACACCTCGATGGAAATCGGCATCAAGGTCGTGACCGAAGATATCCGCCAGAAGACCGTGCGCCATACCAATAGCTGTTTCTTCACCATGGTTGCGGTCGGTGAGGACGGTCGTCCGGCCAGCGTGCCGACCTTGCAGCCCAAAACACCCGATCAGAAAAGACGCTTCGCCCAGGCGCAACATCGTCGGCAGATTCGCCGCGAACTGGAGGAACGCTACCGCGCCATAAAGGACGATTACTGA
- a CDS encoding GspH/FimT family protein has product MPNRNQGFTLVELLITLTLLILTANIALPAFKGFIYHNRQQALMEQVDFVLNSARAEAVMRRRAIEVCGSSDGQICSSNWADGWLVRTSDGQILQTARLPSHDKLRWSGFQNSIRFRDNGSSPTGNGRFYQCLDEQIAWQLILNRQGRLRRSTQAENTSSTERCSS; this is encoded by the coding sequence ATGCCGAACCGGAATCAAGGTTTTACGCTTGTCGAATTGCTCATCACGCTTACGCTACTGATCCTCACTGCCAACATAGCCTTACCTGCCTTCAAGGGCTTTATCTATCACAATCGCCAACAAGCACTTATGGAGCAGGTCGATTTCGTGCTGAATAGCGCCCGAGCCGAGGCCGTCATGCGGCGCCGGGCAATCGAGGTTTGCGGTAGCAGCGATGGGCAAATTTGCTCAAGCAACTGGGCTGACGGCTGGCTCGTTCGAACATCTGATGGCCAGATACTGCAAACCGCGCGGCTGCCCAGCCATGACAAGTTGCGATGGAGCGGCTTTCAGAACAGCATCCGCTTTCGAGATAACGGGTCCAGCCCTACCGGCAACGGGCGCTTCTACCAATGCCTGGACGAACAGATCGCGTGGCAGTTAATTCTGAACCGCCAGGGCCGCCTGCGCCGCAGCACGCAGGCAGAAAATACCAGCAGCACCGAGCGATGCAGCTCTTGA
- a CDS encoding GspH/FimT family pseudopilin — MSRRTDMHGFTLVELMIIVAVLSICAAIALPSFGTLIRNNQLESKADELSAFLQFARGRAVINRAHYEIRIDSDVPWEIRKASSADVERILEHNPEQVRILSTPLADDTLIYRPNGTATATTFALCHDADPSTGYLLEVQPSGGIVLHPRGKKTDGTDLESCTP, encoded by the coding sequence ATGTCACGTCGAACCGACATGCACGGATTCACTCTGGTCGAGCTTATGATCATCGTAGCGGTGCTAAGCATATGCGCGGCCATCGCCCTGCCAAGTTTCGGCACTTTGATACGTAATAACCAACTAGAGAGCAAGGCAGATGAGCTCTCAGCTTTCCTGCAATTTGCGCGCGGACGAGCGGTGATTAACCGTGCCCACTACGAGATACGAATCGATAGCGATGTACCGTGGGAAATCCGAAAAGCCAGTAGCGCCGACGTTGAGCGCATCCTGGAGCACAACCCTGAGCAGGTACGGATTCTCAGCACGCCCCTAGCCGACGATACGCTGATCTACCGCCCCAACGGCACCGCCACCGCCACAACGTTTGCCCTCTGCCACGATGCCGATCCCAGTACAGGCTACCTGCTCGAAGTCCAGCCCAGCGGAGGAATCGTCCTGCACCCACGCGGTAAAAAAACCGACGGCACCGATCTGGAGAGCTGTACCCCATGA
- a CDS encoding c-type cytochrome gives MRLFTLLLLSCLAPFAHANKDTLEQFHYLMGDDSRRQQAYAAGQERMLFCGYCHGEDGNSKRPHIPNLAAQNPMYLFDSFEKFANGERIDFVMSKLAENLTLEDRVNIAVYFSQQKVKPATAAGDTLEIQRGAALYRRTCTGCHGNHAQGRETMPRLAGQPAEYISKALNRFRNHDPSRAGSVMMGIADKLSEAEIESLAAYLTQLQLTEQQEQQASMQLLGTQLP, from the coding sequence ATGCGCTTATTCACCCTTCTCCTGCTCAGTTGCCTTGCTCCTTTCGCCCACGCCAACAAGGATACGCTCGAGCAGTTCCATTACCTGATGGGGGATGACTCGAGGCGTCAGCAGGCTTACGCGGCAGGCCAGGAGCGAATGTTGTTCTGTGGGTATTGCCACGGGGAAGACGGCAACAGCAAGCGTCCGCACATTCCCAACCTGGCGGCGCAGAACCCGATGTACCTGTTCGATTCGTTCGAAAAGTTCGCCAATGGTGAGCGCATCGACTTCGTGATGTCGAAGTTGGCGGAGAATCTGACCCTGGAAGACCGCGTCAATATCGCAGTCTATTTCAGCCAGCAGAAGGTCAAACCGGCTACCGCCGCAGGCGATACGCTGGAAATCCAGCGCGGAGCAGCGCTGTACCGACGTACCTGTACCGGCTGTCATGGCAACCATGCGCAAGGCCGGGAAACCATGCCTCGGCTGGCAGGCCAACCCGCTGAGTACATCAGCAAGGCGTTGAACCGTTTCCGCAACCATGATCCGAGCCGAGCCGGTTCGGTGATGATGGGCATCGCCGACAAACTGTCCGAGGCGGAAATAGAGTCGTTGGCGGCTTATCTGACGCAATTGCAGCTGACCGAGCAGCAAGAGCAGCAGGCCAGCATGCAACTGCTCGGCACCCAGTTGCCGTGA
- the thiO gene encoding glycine oxidase ThiO, with amino-acid sequence MNQEVIIVGGGVIGLLSAYRLAKAGQSVLLLESGSVGTEASWAGGGIVSPLYPWRYSPAITALAHWSQDFYPQLGERLFEQAGIDPEVHQTGLYWLDLDDEDEALAWAGREARPLHRVGMDEVHAAIPALGKGYSRAVFMSGVANVRNPRLLRALRAALKLPAVRIIEHCQVTGFVCERERILGVQTDQGAMHAERVVVAAGAWSGKLLATLGLALPVKPMKGQMILFKREPDFLPSMVLANRRYAIPRRDGHILVGSTLEDVGFDKTPTVQALESLRQTAVGLLPGLAEAEVVKHWAGLRPASPEGIPYIGPVPAHEGLWLNCGHFRNGLVLAPASCQLLADLMTGQVPCVDPAPYAPAGRL; translated from the coding sequence GTGAACCAAGAAGTGATCATCGTCGGCGGGGGGGTAATCGGATTGCTGTCCGCCTATCGCCTGGCGAAGGCCGGTCAGTCGGTGTTGTTGCTGGAGTCCGGGTCGGTTGGCACCGAAGCGTCATGGGCCGGGGGCGGGATCGTCTCGCCGCTGTACCCATGGCGTTACAGTCCGGCGATAACGGCGCTGGCGCATTGGTCGCAGGATTTCTATCCGCAGTTGGGGGAGCGCCTGTTCGAGCAGGCGGGTATCGACCCAGAGGTTCATCAGACCGGGCTCTACTGGCTGGATCTGGATGATGAAGACGAGGCGCTGGCGTGGGCCGGGCGCGAGGCTCGACCGTTGCACCGCGTCGGGATGGACGAAGTGCATGCTGCCATACCCGCCCTCGGTAAAGGCTATTCGCGCGCAGTGTTCATGTCGGGTGTCGCCAACGTGCGCAATCCGAGGTTGCTCCGGGCGTTGCGTGCCGCGCTGAAGCTGCCCGCTGTGCGGATCATCGAGCACTGCCAGGTGACCGGGTTCGTTTGCGAGCGGGAAAGGATTCTGGGTGTGCAGACAGACCAAGGCGCGATGCATGCCGAGCGGGTGGTGGTCGCGGCGGGCGCCTGGAGCGGAAAGTTGCTGGCGACGCTGGGGCTCGCACTGCCGGTCAAGCCCATGAAAGGGCAGATGATTCTCTTCAAGCGTGAACCGGATTTCCTGCCGAGTATGGTGTTGGCCAACCGGCGTTACGCGATCCCGCGACGCGATGGTCATATTCTGGTGGGCAGCACGTTGGAAGACGTCGGCTTCGACAAGACGCCTACCGTACAAGCCCTGGAAAGCCTCAGGCAGACGGCGGTCGGTCTGCTGCCCGGGCTGGCTGAGGCCGAGGTCGTCAAGCACTGGGCGGGCTTGCGGCCGGCGTCGCCGGAGGGCATTCCTTATATAGGGCCGGTGCCGGCGCACGAGGGGCTCTGGCTCAACTGCGGGCATTTCCGGAATGGTCTGGTGCTGGCACCCGCTTCGTGCCAGTTGCTTGCCGATCTGATGACGGGGCAGGTGCCTTGCGTCGATCCCGCACCCTATGCGCCGGCCGGTCGCCTCTGA
- the speA gene encoding arginine decarboxylase gives MPARRTRKDDGSQWTAADSRSVYGIRHWGAGYFSISDDGHVEVRPQGPNGEAIEFTGLIEQLRDAGLTLPLLVRFPDILQDRVRRLTGAFDANIERLEYQSKYTALYPIKVNQQEAVVENIIATQNVAIGLEAGSKPELMAVLALAPKGGTIVCNGYKDREFIRLALMGQKLGHNVFIVIEKMSEVGMVIEEAAELKILPQVGLRVRLSSLASSKWADTGGEKSKFGLSAAQLLTVIERFRAAGVEQGVRLLHFHMGSQIANLADYREGFREAIRYYAELRALGLPVDHIDVGGGLGVDYDGTHSRNASSINYDIDEYAGTVVGMLKEFCDRQELPHPHIFSESGRAMTAHHAVLVMQVTDFERHNDEAPVIENYDELPDIVQSLADLLGPTDPEMVTETYWRATHYMSESAAQYASGKLSLAQKALAEQSYFAICRRLYNQLKARQRSHRAVLDELNDKLADKYICNFSVFQSLPDTWAIDQILPIVPLQRLTEEPVRRAVLQDLTCDSDGKIKHYVDEQSIENSMPVHEIQPGEEYCLGVFLVGAYQEILGDMHNLFGDTDSVNVYQREDGSFYHAGIETHDTIEDMLRYVHLSPEELMTYYRDKVSSARLSAKERTQYIDALRLGLTRSSYLTP, from the coding sequence ATGCCTGCACGACGCACACGTAAAGACGACGGCAGCCAGTGGACCGCAGCGGATAGCCGGAGTGTCTATGGCATTCGCCACTGGGGCGCCGGGTACTTTTCGATCAGTGACGATGGCCATGTCGAAGTGCGCCCGCAGGGCCCGAATGGCGAGGCCATCGAGTTCACAGGGCTGATCGAGCAGTTGCGTGACGCAGGACTGACGCTGCCGCTGCTGGTGCGCTTCCCGGACATCCTTCAGGACCGTGTGCGCCGGCTGACCGGGGCGTTCGATGCCAATATCGAACGTCTCGAGTACCAGAGCAAATACACGGCGCTGTATCCGATCAAGGTCAACCAGCAGGAGGCGGTGGTGGAAAACATCATCGCCACGCAGAACGTCGCCATCGGACTGGAAGCCGGCTCCAAGCCGGAGCTGATGGCCGTGCTGGCGCTGGCGCCAAAGGGTGGCACCATCGTCTGCAATGGCTACAAGGATCGCGAATTCATCCGGCTGGCGCTCATGGGCCAGAAGCTCGGTCACAACGTCTTCATCGTCATCGAGAAAATGTCCGAGGTGGGCATGGTGATCGAGGAGGCGGCCGAGCTGAAGATACTGCCGCAGGTCGGTCTGCGCGTTCGTCTGTCATCGCTGGCTTCGAGCAAGTGGGCCGACACGGGGGGGGAGAAGTCCAAGTTCGGCCTGTCTGCCGCCCAGCTGCTCACGGTTATCGAGCGTTTCCGTGCCGCCGGGGTAGAGCAGGGCGTGCGGCTGCTGCATTTTCATATGGGGTCGCAGATCGCCAACCTTGCCGATTACCGTGAAGGCTTCCGTGAAGCCATTCGTTACTACGCGGAGCTGCGCGCGCTGGGGCTGCCGGTCGATCATATCGATGTGGGGGGCGGGCTGGGGGTCGACTACGACGGCACGCATTCGCGTAATGCCAGCTCGATCAACTACGACATCGACGAGTACGCCGGTACCGTGGTCGGCATGCTCAAGGAATTCTGCGATCGCCAGGAGCTGCCGCACCCGCACATTTTCTCCGAGAGTGGCCGGGCCATGACGGCCCATCACGCGGTGCTGGTGATGCAGGTCACCGACTTCGAGCGCCACAATGATGAGGCGCCGGTGATCGAGAATTACGACGAATTGCCGGACATCGTCCAGTCCCTGGCCGATCTGCTCGGGCCCACCGACCCGGAAATGGTGACCGAAACCTACTGGCGCGCTACGCATTACATGAGTGAGTCGGCGGCCCAGTATGCGTCGGGCAAGCTGAGCCTGGCGCAGAAGGCGCTGGCCGAGCAGAGCTACTTTGCAATATGTCGCCGCCTGTATAACCAGCTCAAGGCACGCCAGCGCTCGCATCGGGCGGTGCTCGATGAACTCAACGACAAGCTCGCGGACAAGTACATCTGCAACTTCTCGGTGTTTCAGAGCTTGCCGGACACCTGGGCGATCGACCAGATTCTGCCCATCGTGCCGTTGCAGCGTCTGACCGAGGAACCGGTGCGCCGAGCCGTGCTGCAGGACCTGACCTGTGACTCCGACGGCAAGATCAAGCACTACGTCGACGAGCAGAGCATCGAGAACAGCATGCCGGTGCATGAAATCCAGCCGGGGGAGGAGTACTGCCTGGGCGTTTTCCTGGTCGGTGCCTACCAGGAGATCCTGGGTGACATGCACAACCTGTTCGGGGACACCGATTCGGTGAACGTCTATCAGCGCGAGGACGGCAGTTTCTACCACGCCGGCATCGAGACCCACGACACCATCGAGGACATGCTGCGTTATGTGCACCTGTCGCCTGAAGAGCTGATGACCTACTACCGCGACAAGGTCTCCAGTGCCCGGCTCAGCGCCAAGGAGCGCACCCAGTACATCGACGCGCTGCGTCTGGGGCTGACGCGCTCGTCCTATCTGACGCCCTGA
- a CDS encoding translation initiation factor Sui1: MAKKTTSFSGLGGLVFSTDAGRHCPDCSQPLDACTCKQTTIPDGDGIARVRRESKGRGGKTVTTIAGVPLAEAELKELASALKRRCGTGGALKDGVIEIQGDHVQLLIDELLKRGFKAKKSGG; encoded by the coding sequence GTGGCCAAGAAAACCACTTCCTTCTCAGGCCTTGGCGGGCTGGTGTTCTCCACCGATGCGGGGCGGCACTGCCCCGATTGCAGCCAGCCGCTCGACGCCTGTACCTGCAAGCAAACGACGATTCCGGACGGCGACGGCATCGCTCGGGTTCGCCGAGAAAGCAAGGGGCGTGGTGGCAAGACGGTGACGACCATCGCTGGCGTGCCGCTTGCCGAAGCGGAGCTCAAGGAGCTCGCCAGTGCGCTCAAGCGTCGCTGCGGTACTGGAGGTGCGCTCAAGGACGGCGTCATCGAGATTCAGGGCGATCATGTTCAATTGCTTATCGATGAGTTGCTCAAACGCGGTTTCAAGGCCAAGAAGTCGGGTGGCTGA
- a CDS encoding PilW family protein produces MNNTKNQFGLSMVELLIALAISSFLILGITQVYIDNKRNYVFQRNQAGNLENGRFAALTISDYLGKAGYRRTPSSLLETVFPSRPASDGCLIFNAGHAVTGLDPSEGIGFCIRYQPQASGELDCQGAASPVVYDEAFPAGPPNEHDLTVLAFKYEPSTGSELQEGRLMCKSLNATSPQYGELLRGIADMRLDFGVGDTDVMEKEVTTFISQAEWTPSNGAIRSVHYSLLLASRPAQRDGEDSKILSDWLIEAPTDSQARLQESDNKRIYQVAGGTQTIRNLMP; encoded by the coding sequence ATGAACAATACGAAAAACCAATTCGGCCTTTCGATGGTAGAGCTGCTAATCGCGCTCGCTATCAGCAGCTTTCTGATCCTCGGCATCACACAAGTCTACATAGACAACAAACGCAATTACGTCTTTCAGCGGAACCAGGCAGGCAATTTGGAGAACGGTCGTTTCGCTGCATTGACGATCAGCGATTACCTGGGCAAGGCCGGATATCGCCGAACGCCTTCGTCACTGTTGGAGACAGTCTTCCCCTCCCGCCCGGCGTCCGACGGATGCCTTATCTTCAACGCTGGGCACGCCGTGACTGGCCTCGACCCCAGCGAGGGCATCGGCTTCTGTATTCGCTACCAACCACAGGCCAGCGGAGAATTGGACTGTCAGGGCGCAGCCAGCCCCGTTGTTTATGACGAAGCCTTTCCCGCTGGCCCACCCAACGAGCACGATCTTACCGTCCTGGCATTTAAGTACGAACCAAGCACTGGCAGCGAGCTGCAAGAAGGCCGCCTAATGTGCAAAAGCCTTAATGCAACCAGCCCGCAATACGGCGAATTGCTACGCGGTATCGCCGACATGCGCCTAGATTTCGGTGTAGGCGATACTGATGTGATGGAAAAGGAGGTCACCACTTTCATTTCGCAAGCGGAATGGACCCCATCTAATGGGGCGATCCGCAGCGTGCATTATTCTTTGCTGCTTGCCAGTCGCCCAGCACAGCGCGATGGCGAAGATTCGAAGATTCTCTCCGACTGGCTGATCGAGGCGCCGACAGACTCCCAAGCGCGGCTGCAGGAGTCAGACAACAAGCGCATCTACCAAGTTGCGGGCGGCACCCAGACCATCAGGAACCTAATGCCATGA
- a CDS encoding zinc ribbon domain-containing protein YjdM has translation MTALPPCPQCNSEYTYEDGQMLVCPECAHEWSATAPQAVAEDEKVIKDSVGNTLQDGDTITVIKDLKVKGSSLVVKVGTKVKNIRLVEGDHDIDCKIDGIGAMKLKSEFVRKV, from the coding sequence GTGACCGCTTTGCCGCCGTGCCCCCAATGCAACTCCGAATACACCTACGAAGACGGCCAGATGCTGGTCTGTCCCGAGTGCGCGCACGAGTGGTCCGCCACGGCGCCACAAGCGGTCGCCGAAGATGAAAAGGTGATCAAGGATTCGGTGGGCAACACCTTGCAGGACGGTGACACCATCACCGTGATCAAGGACCTGAAGGTCAAGGGCTCCTCGCTGGTGGTGAAAGTCGGCACAAAGGTCAAGAACATCCGCCTGGTCGAGGGCGACCACGACATCGATTGCAAGATCGATGGCATCGGTGCGATGAAGCTGAAGTCCGAGTTCGTCCGCAAGGTGTAA
- a CDS encoding PilX N-terminal domain-containing pilus assembly protein yields the protein MTLLSRRSQSGAVLLVSLVMLLILTLLAVNSMRGVALETRITANRAHDMKTQNIADAALREAEFRFYGPGNLSDKLEAKAENCSSSNTLKISGLNKPCLLEVQTERLLAFVDRPKEINESFLEQSSNIWMPYRGTDPAAETEADAYYNTILAAETGNAAVNAEYGGRGEGSGTYFYFNNGKTGDALFLQSTHANIYLGLNN from the coding sequence ATGACGCTCCTATCTCGCAGATCCCAAAGCGGCGCGGTATTGCTCGTTTCGCTCGTGATGCTTCTGATACTGACCCTGTTAGCCGTTAACAGCATGCGTGGCGTCGCTCTCGAAACACGTATTACGGCCAACCGCGCGCATGATATGAAAACGCAGAATATAGCCGACGCGGCCCTACGTGAAGCTGAGTTTCGTTTCTACGGCCCAGGAAATCTGTCAGACAAACTAGAAGCCAAAGCCGAGAATTGCTCCTCGTCGAACACACTAAAGATCAGTGGCCTCAATAAACCATGTCTGCTTGAGGTACAGACCGAACGCCTGTTGGCCTTCGTAGATCGACCTAAAGAGATTAACGAAAGCTTTCTCGAACAGTCGTCAAATATCTGGATGCCCTACCGCGGAACAGATCCCGCAGCCGAAACGGAAGCCGATGCCTACTACAACACCATCCTAGCCGCCGAAACGGGTAATGCCGCCGTGAATGCTGAATATGGCGGGCGCGGTGAGGGTAGTGGCACTTATTTCTACTTCAACAACGGCAAGACCGGTGACGCCCTTTTTCTGCAATCGACGCACGCCAACATCTATCTTGGCCTTAACAATTGA